The Phocoena sinus isolate mPhoSin1 chromosome 8, mPhoSin1.pri, whole genome shotgun sequence nucleotide sequence ctctgggcctcagtttgtcTATCAAACCAAAGGCCCCCTCAGGGCACTTCTAACTCTGGATGTTGCACATCCGCACAAGTCCTCAAATCTCTGCCACTTTTCTGAGAGTAACAGTGGCTGAGAAGAGAAACAATCCCACTTCATAAGCACTTGCTGTATGTATTGTTGTTTAATTCAGGGGTCCCCGACccccgggccgcacagcaggtgagcggtgggcaagcgagcgaagcttcatctgccgctccccctcgctcgcattaccaccccCATCCGTGGGAAAATCGTGTTCCGCGAAACCGGTCCCTgttgccaaaaaggttggggaccgctggtttaATTCACACAAGATCCCTATCAGATAGATACAAttgtccccagtttacagatgatgaaattgagtCCCAGAAGTAATCTGCCCAAGGTTACCACCTGGTGCGTTGGGGAGCTGGGACCTGTCAGGCTCCCAAGCCCAGTCTCTTAACCCTGAAGCAGTAGTGGCTCCACAGTCGGCCCACAGGTCGTGGTGTATTCCTGCTGGGCACCAGCCCTTACTGGGACTGAAGGGTTGGGGACCCAGGAAGGCCAGCAGCCCATGTCCAGCCTTCTGGAGACTTGCAGTCTGGTTGGGACCACACTAGGAGCCCAGTAAGCTGGGTGGGGCAGAGGTCAGGCCAGGGGCTCTGGTGCCCCAGTTCCCAGGTCCCACATCTCTGCCTTGTAGCTGGGGCCCGGCGCCTGAAGCAGCTGCTCAGCTTTGCCTTGGGGGGACTCCTGGGCAATGTGTTTCTCCACCTGCTGCCCGAGGCGTGGGCCTACACGTACAGTGCCAGCCCTGGTGAGTGAGACCACAGGCCGGGGCAGGAGGGTGGCAGGCGATAGGTGGGAACTGGCGCCCATGGCCAGGGATGGCCTAGGCCCTGCCTGCTCTGCAGAATGACTGTGAGGGGTTCTGGACGTCTGGCAGGGGGACGTGTCCTGGTCCCAGTGCCCTGGTCCCTATGGGAGTTCCTGGGGCCCGACTGCCCCACCAGCCAGTCCTGGCACCCTGCCCCTGTCACTGCCCTGGACTAGGTCCCATCCCAAGTAGCCCCCTTCTATGCCCTGGCTTGGCCTGGTGTGTCAGTGCTGCCCCCTGCAGGTGGTGAGGGGCAGAGCctgcagcagcaacagcaactGGGACTGTGGGTCATTGCTGGCTTCCTGACCTTCCTGGCGCTGGAGAAGATGTTCTTGGACAGCAAGGAGGAGGAGACTAGCCAGGTGAGCCCAAAACCCCAGAGGCTACACAGGTCAGCCTCTGCTCTGTGGTGGTGCCAGGGCCTGGAGGCCCAAGTTCTGAGTCAAGCCCTGAAAAGAAGGTCTCTTGGCCCTTTCCTGGGAGCTCAGGGAGGCCGGGCCAGCTTGTTTGGAAGGATCTGGGCATCAGCCCCTGCCGTGGCTTGTTCTCATGGACTAAGAGTGAGAACAGTGCGGGAGGCAGAGGGTCTGCTGGGTTTGGGGGCACCCGGCTGACTGAGCAGCAGAGTCCAGCCAGGTAAAAGGGGTGTTCCCTTTGTATCTGTTCTCCACCTTTCACTCCCTTTCTGTCCACCCTGGCCGAGTGGGGGGCATCTAATGTCAcgtctccctccttctcctggcCCTAGGCCCCCAGCAAAGACCCTGCAGCTGCGGCCGCGCTCAGTGGAGGCCACCATCTGGCCCAGCCAGCTGCAGGGCCCGGCCTGAGCGCCGTGGTCCGGAACATCAAAGTGAGTGGCCCGCCCAGGGCCCCCTCCTCCTGCAGCCGCCCCACCCCAAGTGGCCGGCCCAACTCAGCCCTGCCTGCCCGGCTCAACCCAGCTTTCTCTCCCCTCGCCCAGGTCAGTGGCTATCTCAACCTGCTGGCCAACACCATAGACAACTTCACCCACGGGCTGGCTGTGGCTGCCAGCTTCCTTGTGAGCAAGAaggtgagtggggctggggcagTGGGACCCAGGCCCTTCGGTGGGAAGGGTGGTGCCTGTGTTAACCAGTGGGCTCCACCTCCAGAATAGGTCCCCAGGCATCTCCTTGCTCCCTCCATCACAGCACCCTCATCCACACCTCCCTGCTGCTCTCCTGGACACGGCCTCCTTCTGTCTCCACCACCGACTGGTCTGTTCTTGCTGCGAACACTCCTTGTTGGGATCACAGTCCTCTGCCAGGCTGCTATGCTTGGCCCCTGCCTGCTTCTAGAtgcttctccccccccccccacctcctccctctgccctctgcgCTTTGGCCCCAGGGTCTGCCTACTCTTGGACTGGCCAACCTCTGTCCCCTCTGGTAGCCTCCAACTCACTGTTGCCTCTGCTTGGAAtgttctttcttcccctctgaaCTGCTAGCCCCTCATCCTTCAGGCTTCAGCTTGAAGTGCACGCTCTCAAGGAGGCCTTTGCTGACCCCTCATCTCAGTTAGGCCCATCATGTCCCATGGCACCCAGTCCATCCTTTCCCCATAGCACCTGTCATGGTGTGTAATCACATGGTTCTTTGTCTGTTTACTCAATCCTTGCCTCTCCACTCCAGGCTGTTAGCTTCTTGGGGGCAGGTTCCTTGTCTGTTTTATTCGCTGCGATATTTCTAGCAGCCAGATGGTACCCAGCCAGGGCACCCAGAGCAGAGTAAATGTTTGTAGAATGAGCGGACAAGTGGGTGCCCTAGCCCTCGGCACAGACCCCACAgactccttcccctccctgcagaTTGGGCTCCTGACCACCATGGCCATCCTTCTGCATGAGATCCCCCATGAGGtgagtgccagagggttcccgtGATCGGCCATGTGGGtgtggagctgggggcagggattCGGGGTGGGACTACCCAGCAATGGTGGGCTTGGGCGGCTGGACCACAGAGGCTTGGAGCTGCTCAGCCTACTAGGCTGCAGCCACCGTTTCAGCTGTGCTCCAGCATCCTCGGGACGGGGGGCCCAGCCGAGGGGATGCGGGCTGGGGCACGGGGTGGTCCCAGCTACAGGGCGGGTGCAGGGGGCTCGTTGTGTGTGTCCATGCCTGAGATGCTCAGGGGATCTGGCCCCACTGGGGCCCAGAGTGATCGTCTGGCCCTCCCCTCAGGTGGGCGACTTTGCCATCCTGCTCCGGGCCGGCTTTGACCGATGGAGCGCAGCCAAGCTGCAGCTCTCGACGGCCTTGGGGGGCCTGCTGGGCGCCTGCTTCGCCATCTGTACTCAGTCCCCCAAGGGAGTAGGTACGGGCGTGGTGGGTGGTGGCGGTCAGCAGAGGGGCCCCAGCCAAAGGGCACAGCTGCCCTGACCCTGGTGTCCAGGCCAGATTCTGCCCCCCATCCACCCCGCGGGAGGGAGTGTAGTACACATGGCTCCCCTGGACTCCCAGCCAGTcagggcttctcttgctgcagaggaGACTGTGGCCTGGATCCTGCCCTTCACCTCTGGCGGCTTTCTCTACATCGCCCTGGTGAACGTGCTGCCCGACCTCTTGGAGGAAGATGACCCATGGTGAGCTACCCACTGGCACTGCCATTCGCAGGGCCTCCGCCCCCGGCGTCTCGGCCAGTGCCACCCCCTgagcccctgcccctctccccacaggcGCTCCCTGCAGCAAGTGCTTCTGCTCTGCACGGGCATTGTGGTGATGGTGCTGTTCTCAGCCTTCGTCGAGTAAACTGTCCCTGACGCCCCACCCCCTGCACAGCAATAATAGACTCAGATCGACTCTGTGACCGTGTGTGTGTGAGGCAGAGTGAGCGAGTCCTCCGAACTGACAAGAggatggggtgtgtgtggtgtgcatgTGACTGTGTGCAAGACCGACACTGTGATCCCTTGTGTGCTGGGCCCAGGGCCCGATGCCCACGCCTGCCCCCAGCCACACTGCGGTCTTCTCTCCTTGGCCCCCCCGTCACCTTGCACCCCCTGGAGTCAGCAGTGAGGAACAGGAACACTGGTCCCAAGCAGAGGCCTCTGCCCACCAGGACACCAGGAGGAGTGGGAGCAGCCCAAGGagcccagggctgcagggagcCCCAGAGCTGTCTCCTGCTGGGGCCTCATGGGTCCCTGGCCTGAGGGAGTGAACCTCTGCACATGGGCACGCAGCCCTGGGCAGCCAGGAACCGAGGCTGGGGCACCTCCTCTCTGCTGTGTCCAGTGTTCTGGCCCTTCCTTCACCAGCTCCAAGGCCAaagaaaggagaggcaggtgcTCGTGTAGCCCCCAGCGCCACTCAGCACTGACAGTCCTACCCCTCCCAGCATGGAGCCGGGAGATGCTTTCTAAGACCTTTTCCCCGTGGCTGCTTGCCCTGGCCCAGCTTCTGTTCCCCCAGGGAATGCTCCCTGGCAACGCCAGCGGCTCTGCCACCTCCAGCTGCCAAACAGCAGCCAGCAGGGCAGCGAGCAGCCCCGGGCCAGAGGCTTCCCAGTCGGCTCAGGGGTGCTCGTGCCACCACAGGGtccaggcagagagggaacagtggctgccaccacccccaccccccacccccgcccccggctcGGGCCCCTTTTCCTGTCCCACTATGGGTGGGGCTAGGCGGGGGTGGCGAGGGCTCCACATTGTCAGCATTCAGGAATGTGCTCTGGGGATGCTGAAGCCATAATCCCCAGCTATTTCCCTTGGCTGACGCCCAGGTACTCAGCTGGCCCACTCCACAGCCAGGCTCCAGCCCTGCTACTTGACCGTGGGCGTCTTGAGAAGTAGCCATCAAGAGGGTCTGAATGGTTTTACGGCAGTTTTGCTGTGGTTCCATTTGTATCTGTAAATACCTGTTCTATAGATGAGatgcaaataaatatacacaaaccGGCTGCCTCTGTTCTGCATACCAGAGCCCATGGTCAAGCAG carries:
- the SLC39A13 gene encoding zinc transporter ZIP13 isoform X1, which gives rise to MPGCPCPGCGMAGQRLLFLAALALELLGGAGGSQQAFRNRGVAAACRLDNKESESWGALLSGERLDTWICSLLGSLMVGLSGVFPLLVIPLEMGTTLHSEAGARRLKQLLSFALGGLLGNVFLHLLPEAWAYTYSASPGGEGQSLQQQQQLGLWVIAGFLTFLALEKMFLDSKEEETSQAPSKDPAAAAALSGGHHLAQPAAGPGLSAVVRNIKVSGYLNLLANTIDNFTHGLAVAASFLVSKKIGLLTTMAILLHEIPHEVGDFAILLRAGFDRWSAAKLQLSTALGGLLGACFAICTQSPKGVEETVAWILPFTSGGFLYIALVNVLPDLLEEDDPWRSLQQVLLLCTGIVVMVLFSAFVE
- the SLC39A13 gene encoding zinc transporter ZIP13 isoform X2, which gives rise to MPGCPCPGCGMAGQRLLFLAALALELLGGAGGSQQAFRNRGVAAACRLDNKESESWGALLSGERLDTWICSLLGSLMVGLSGVFPLLVIPLEMGTTLHSEAGARRLKQLLSFALGGLLGNVFLHLLPEAWAYTYSASPGGEGQSLQQQQQLGLWVIAGFLTFLALEKMFLDSKEEETSQVSGYLNLLANTIDNFTHGLAVAASFLVSKKIGLLTTMAILLHEIPHEVGDFAILLRAGFDRWSAAKLQLSTALGGLLGACFAICTQSPKGVEETVAWILPFTSGGFLYIALVNVLPDLLEEDDPWRSLQQVLLLCTGIVVMVLFSAFVE
- the SLC39A13 gene encoding zinc transporter ZIP13 isoform X3; the protein is MPGCPCPGCGMAGQRLLFLAALALELLGGAGGSQQAFRNRGVAAACRLDNKESESWGALLSGERLDTWICSLLGSLMVGLSGVFPLLVIPLEMGTTLHSEAGARRLKQLLSFALGGLLGNVFLHLLPEAWAYTYSASPGGEGQSLQQQQQLGLWVIAGFLTFLALEKMFLDSKEEETSQAPSKDPAAAAALSGGHHLAQPAAGPGLSAVVRNIKVSGYLNLLANTIDNFTHGLAVAASFLVSKKIGLLTTMAILLHEIPHEVGDFAILLRAGFDRWSAAKLQLSTALGGLLGACFAICTQSPKGRRLWPGSCPSPLAAFSTSPW